The proteins below come from a single Miscanthus floridulus cultivar M001 chromosome 1, ASM1932011v1, whole genome shotgun sequence genomic window:
- the LOC136502431 gene encoding endo-1,4-beta-xylanase 5-like: MKMHRFALRGPGFLVLWMLLHCGSELAAAVPPDGWYDYSAYTDCRGQPEPALYNGGILKYGNSGDDPDGYRTTETGVFSPAFVVYNLNKTTMYTFSCWVKLEGAYSALITARLAPDNTGARCIATVLARSDCWAFVKGGFVLDWPTQTSVIFFQNADKTPMKITVASGSLQPFTTDQWAMHQQDTIRKRRKRVATIHVADPQGARVVGASVSVQQTAKDFPIGSAIASTILGNQSYQQWFVDRFNAAVFEDELKWYSTEPMSGLLRFDVPDQMLAFVRSHRVMVRGHNIFWENQDATPRWVKNLTADDLRAAVNTRIQSLMTRYRGEFAHWDVNNEMLHYNFYEQRLGPNASMEFFSVAQDADPLATLFMNEYNVIETCDDPFSTVDTYVAKLKELRSGGAILEGIGLEGHFSKPNIPLMRAILDKLATLGLPIWFTEIDISNKFDAQTQAAYLEQVLREAYSHPAVSGVMLWTALHPSGCYQMCLTDWNLSNLPTGDVVDRLLNEWRTLQAGGQTDAHGAYSFSGYLGEYVLTVSYNNRTTQSTFSLSPGDETRHINVQM; the protein is encoded by the exons ATGAAGATGCATCGCTTCGCTCTGCGTGGCCCGGGGTTTCTCGTGCTGTGGATGCTGCTGCATTGCGGAAGCGAGCTCGCAGCAGCGGTGCCTCCAG ATGGCTGGTACGATTACTCCGCCTACACCGAC TGCAGAGGCCAGCCGGAGCCGGCGCTGTACAACGGAGGCATTCTCAAGTACGGCAACAGCGGCGACGACCCGGACGGGTACCGCACGACGGAGACCGGCGTCTTCTCCCCGGCGTTCGTGGTGTACAACCTCAACAAAACCACCATGTACACCTTCTCAT GCTGGGTGAAGCTGGAAGGCGCGTACTCGGCTTTGATCACTGCGAGGCTGGCGCCGGACAACACCGGCGCCAGGTGCATCGCCACGGTTCTTGCCAGGAGCGACTGCTGGGCCTTCGTCAAGGGCGGCTTCGTCCTGGACTGGCCAACGCAGACCTCGGTTATCTTCTTTCAG AATGCTGACAAGACCCCCATGAAGATCACCGTCGCGAGCGGGTCGCTGCAGCCGTTCACGACAGATCAGTGGGCGATGCACCAGCAGGATACCATACGGAAG AGGAGGAAGCGTGTGGCGACCATCCACGTCGCCGACCCGCAAGGCGCCCGCGTGGTGGGCGCGTCCGTGTCGGTGCAGCAGACGGCCAAGGATTTCCCGATCGGGTCGGCGATCGCCTCCACCATCCTGGGGAACCAGTCGTACCAGCAGTGGTTCGTGGATCGCTTCAACGCGGCGGTGTTCGAGGACGAGCTCAAGTGGTACTCCACGGAGCCCATGTCGGGGCTGCTGCGCTTCGACGTGCCCGACCAGATGCTGGCGTTCGTGCGGTCGCACCGGGTGATGGTGCGCGGCCACAACATCTTCTGGGAGAACCAGGACGCGACGCCCCGGTGGGTGAAGAACCTGACGGCGGACGACCTCCGCGCCGCCGTGAACACGCGCATCCAGAGCCTCATGACCCGCTACCGCGGCGAGTTCGCGCACTGGGACGTCAACAACGAGATGCTGCACTACAACTTCTACGAGCAGCGCCTGGGGCCCAACGCGTCCATGGAGTTCTTCAGCGTCGCGCAGGACGCCGACCCGCTGGCCACGCTGTTCATGAACGAGTACAACGTCATCGAGACCTGCGACGACCCTTTCTCCACCGTCGACACGTACGTGGCCAAGCTCAAGGAGCTCCGGTCCGGCGGCGCCATCCTGGAGGGGATCGGCCTGGAGGGCCACTTCTCCAAGCCCAACATCCCGCTGATGCGGGCTATACTCGACAAGCTCGCCACCCTGGGGCTGCCCATCTGGTTCACTGAGATCGACATCAGCAACAAGTTCGACGCGCAGACGCAGGCCGCGTACCTGGAGCAGGTGCTGCGGGAGGCCTACTCGCACCCGGCCGTCAGCGGCGTCATGCTGTGGACGGCGCTGCACCCCAGCGGCTGCTACCAGATGTGCCTCACGGACTGGAACCTCAGCAACCTGCCCACGGGGGACGTGGTCGACCGCCTGCTGAACGAGTGGCGGACTCTGCAGGCGGGCGGCCAGACCGACGCGCACGGCGCCTACAGCTTCAGCGGCTACCTGGGGGAGTACGTCCTCACGGTGAGCTACAACAACAGGACGACGCAGTCCACCTTCTCGCTGTCGCCGGGAGACGAGACCAGGCACATCAACGTTCAGATGTGA
- the LOC136467185 gene encoding uncharacterized protein — translation MTTPSRRAPAARTMMRTMGSLRRIDLPVCFSTPSNYRKEVLTFEVVGFRGTCHAILGRLCYAKFMAVPNYTYLKLKMPGPISIIMIESTYEYAYDCDVECIEYAEALAEAETLITNLDQLSGEAPNSKRRIGTFEPMKAIKLVLVNPAYPNDPALRISATLDIK, via the exons atgacgacgccaagcagaagggcgccggcggccaggacgatgatgaggacgatgggttccctaaG gcgcatcgaccttcccgtctgcttcagcaccccctccaactaccgcaaggaagtccttaccttcgaggtggtcggattcAGAGGAACCtgccatgccatcttggggcggctgtgctacgccaagttcatggcagttcccaattatacctacctcaagctcaagatgccaggccccatcAGTATtatcatgattgagtccacgtacgaatatgcatacgactgtgatgtcgagtgcatcgagtacgctgaggccctcgccgaggccgagaccctcatcaccaaccttgaccaactcagtggcgaggcgcctaaCTCCAAGCGCCGCATAGGGACATTCGAGCCCAtgaaggccatcaagctcgtcctagTCAACCCCGCCTACCCTAACGACccagcgctgaggatcagcgccaccctcgatatcaaatag